Proteins encoded within one genomic window of Mesobacillus subterraneus:
- a CDS encoding YhcU family protein: MKIVFASTPGQEEKVVELARYFYTDIFPLYFSDEDIHEFETLEVLHTRPEQFERFSTLGDAFQVITSMQTLISILESGHIPEKYQSMFRKNVQTLTDYGICFPFNYGQFCDSKHVHLDYISTYTKAANRLLL; encoded by the coding sequence TTGAAAATAGTTTTTGCGTCTACACCCGGACAAGAAGAAAAAGTAGTAGAACTGGCAAGGTATTTTTATACCGATATTTTTCCATTGTACTTTTCAGATGAAGACATTCATGAATTTGAAACGCTTGAAGTATTACATACAAGACCTGAGCAGTTCGAGAGATTCAGTACCCTTGGTGATGCTTTCCAGGTAATCACAAGCATGCAGACATTGATCTCTATTTTGGAGTCTGGTCATATTCCGGAAAAATATCAGTCCATGTTCCGTAAAAATGTCCAGACATTGACAGACTACGGAATTTGTTTCCCGTTTAATTACGGTCAATTTTGTGACTCCAAGCATGTTCATCTAGATTATATCAGTACCTATACGAAAGCCGCCAATAGACTGTTACTTTAA
- a CDS encoding RluA family pseudouridine synthase translates to MIHTNKKGEWFELVIPAEWEKHTLETLFKDFWKAPKKMVHLLRTEKNVLINGNVPDWTLLLKKNDRLSMKLFTEEDIPIIPEYLNVDIIYEDDHLIVFNKPAGMDTHPNELGQVGTLANAAAFHMQSNGEITRSRHIHRLDRETTGAVLFAKNSFITAILDKMLEERAIKRTYLALADGIIKQKKGTINKPIGRDRHHPTRRRVSETGQQAITHFKVLEQIKQKDLTLVQCTLDTGRTHQIRVHFSAIGHPLAGDSLYGGSDTVYRQALHAVKMEFTHPFTQEKIICHAPFIDKSPIFFNIDPYEI, encoded by the coding sequence ATGATACATACTAACAAAAAAGGCGAATGGTTTGAGCTGGTCATTCCCGCTGAATGGGAAAAGCACACTCTTGAAACACTTTTCAAGGACTTTTGGAAAGCTCCGAAAAAAATGGTCCATCTTTTAAGGACAGAAAAGAACGTCCTGATTAATGGAAATGTTCCTGATTGGACACTCCTCCTTAAAAAAAACGACCGCTTAAGCATGAAGCTTTTTACTGAAGAAGATATTCCCATCATCCCTGAATACTTGAATGTTGATATCATTTATGAGGATGACCATCTGATCGTATTCAATAAGCCTGCCGGAATGGATACACATCCAAACGAACTCGGCCAGGTAGGCACCCTTGCGAACGCAGCTGCATTCCATATGCAGTCAAATGGAGAAATTACCCGCTCCCGTCATATACACAGGCTCGACCGGGAGACTACAGGAGCTGTACTTTTTGCTAAAAACTCGTTCATTACAGCGATACTCGATAAAATGCTCGAGGAACGTGCCATCAAAAGAACCTATTTGGCTTTGGCTGACGGAATCATTAAACAGAAAAAAGGAACCATCAATAAACCAATTGGCCGTGACCGTCATCATCCAACAAGAAGAAGAGTTTCGGAAACAGGGCAGCAGGCCATCACCCACTTTAAAGTACTGGAACAAATAAAACAGAAAGACCTGACCCTTGTCCAATGTACACTGGATACCGGCAGGACCCATCAAATCCGGGTGCATTTCAGCGCGATTGGACATCCACTGGCCGGAGACAGCCTATACGGCGGAAGCGATACAGTTTACAGACAAGCGTTGCATGCAGTAAAAATGGAATTCACCCATCCGTTTACACAGGAAAAAATAATCTGTCACGCTCCTTTTATCGACAAATCACCGATATTTTTTAATATTGATCCCTATGAGATTTAA